From Lolium perenne isolate Kyuss_39 chromosome 5, Kyuss_2.0, whole genome shotgun sequence, a single genomic window includes:
- the LOC127298650 gene encoding homeobox-leucine zipper protein HOX33 translates to MTRQRPWPPSPPPSPRLRFLAAAPTDSGAGMARLSPGCGAAAPQVDTGKYVRYTPEQVEALERVYNDCPKPTSLRRQQIIRDCPILSNIEPKQIKVWFQNRRCREKQRKESSRMQTVNRKLTAMNKLLMEENDRLQKQLSRLIFEKEAATKSLKTHIHNASAATTDTSCDSVVTSGQHHQQQNAIVPRPQRDANNPAGLLAIAEETMAEFLSKATGTAVEWVQMVGMKPGPDSIGIIAVSHNCIGVAARACGLVSLQPTKVAEILKDRPSWYRDCRCVEILHVFPTGNGGTIELIYMQTYAPTTLAAPRDFWTLRYTSCLEDGSLVICERSLTQSTGGPSGPTTPNFIRAEVLPSGYLIRPCEGGGSMIHIVDHVDLDAWSVPEVLRPLYESPKILAQKMTIAALRHIRQIAHESSGEIPYGAGRQPAVLRTFSQRLSRGFNDALNGFPDDGWSLLSSDGAEDITITVNSSPNKLVGSHLSPSPLFSAIGGGILCAKASMLLQDVPPALLVRFLREHRSEWADPGVDAYSAASLRAGPYAVPGLRAGGFMGTPVILPLAHTLEHEEFLEVLRLEGHGFSHDEVLLARDMYLLQLCSGVDENASGACAQLVFAPIDESFADDAPLLPSGFRVIPLDTKTDMPSATRTLDLASSLEVGSAGALRGSSDAANTRSVLTIAFQFSFENHLRENVAAMARQYVRAVMASVQRVAMAIAPSRLGTQIQMKHPPGSPEAITLASWIGRSYRAHTGEEIRWSDTEEADSPLKLLWNHSDAILCCSLKPAPMFTFGNNAALDMLETTLVNLQDISLEAILDEEGRKALCSEFAKVMQQGFAYLPGGVCKSSMGRQASYDQAVAWKVLSDDVSGAPHCLAFMFVNWTFL, encoded by the exons ATGACGCGCCAGCGTCCTTGGCCTCCTtcccctcctccttctcctcgccTTCGTTTCCTAGCAGCAGCACCGACCGACAGCGGCGCCGGGATGGCGAGGCTCTCGCCGGGTTGTGGGGCGGCGGCGCCGCAGGTGGACACGGGCAAGTACGTGCGCTACACCCCCGAGCAGGTGGAGGCGCTGGAGCGCGTCTACAACGACTGCCCCAAGCCCACCTCCCTCCGCCGCCAGCAGATCATCAGGGACTGCCCCATCCTCTCCAACATCGAGCCCAAGCAGATCAAAGTCTGGTTCCAGAACCGCAG GTGCCGGGAGAAGCAGCGCAAGGAGTCCTCCCGCATGCAGACGGTGAACCGGAAGCTGACTGCGATGAACAAGCTGCTGATGGAGGAGAATGACCGGCTGCAGAAGCAGTTGTCGCGCCTCATCTTCGAGAAGGAGGCGGCGACCAAGAGTCTCAAGACTCATATCCACAAT GCTTCGGCGGCCACCACGGACACGAGCTGCGACTCCGTGGTGACGAGTGGTCAGCACCATCAGCAGCAAAACGCCATTGTGCCGCGTCCACAAAGGGATGCGAACAACCCAGCTGG TCTCCTCGCTATCGCTGAGGAAACCATGGCAGAGTTCCTGTCCAAGGCGACAGGGACTGCTGTCGAATGGGTGCAAATGGTTGGGATGAAG CCTGGTCCGGATTCCATTGGAATCATCGCTGTTTCGCACAATTGTATTGGCGTAGCAGCCCGAGCTTGCGGTCTTGTGAGCCTTCAGCCCACAAAGGTtgcggagatcctcaaggatcgtCCATCTTGGTATCGTGACTGTCGTTGCGTTGAAATCCTCCATGTTTTCCCCACGGGTAACGGTGGAACTATCGAGCTAATCTACATGCAG ACTTACGCACCGACAACTCTGGCGGCACCACGCGACTTCTGGACACTCCGCTACACCAGCTGCCTGGAAGATGGCAGCCTTGTG ATCTGTGAGAGGTCACTGACTCAGTCCACAGGCGGTCCATCTGGGCCTACTACTCCAAATTTTATCAGAGCTGAGGTGCTCCCTAGTGGTTATCTGATTCGACCATGCGAGGGAGGTGGCTCCATGATCCAcattgtggatcatgttgatttggAT GCCTGGAGTGTGCCTGAGGTCCTTCGACCGCTCTACGAGTCTCCCAAGATTCTTGCGCAGAAGATGACTATTGCG GCACTGCGACACATCAGGCAAATCGCTCATGAATCAAGTGGTGAAATCCCGTATGGAGCTGGCCGGCAGCCTGCAGTTCTCAGAACCTTCAGCCAAAGACTCAGCAG AGGCTTCAATGATGCTTTAAATGGATTTCCGGATGATGGGTGGTCCTTGCTGAGCAGTGATGGCGCTGAGGATATTACCATCACAGTTAACTCGTCCCCAAACAAGCTTGTTGGATCCCATCTCAGCCCGTCCCCGCTCTTTTCTGCTATCGGGGGTGGCATCCTGTGTGCAAAGGCATCAATGCTTCTGCAG GATGTCCCGCCTGCTTTACTTGTGCGATTTCTGAGGGAGCATCGCTCGGAATGGGCTGATCCTGGTGTTGACGCTTATTCAGCTGCTTCTTTGAGGGCAGGCCCGTATGCAGTTCCTGGTTTAAGGGCTGGTGGGTTCATGGGAACTCCAGTTATACTGCCCCTTGCCCACACCTTAGAGCATGAAGAG TTCCTTGAGGTCCTTAGGCTGGAAGGACATGGTTTTAGCCACGATGAGGTGCTTCTTGCGCGAGATATGTACCTTCTGCAG CTATGCAGCGGGGTTGATGAGAATGCTTCAGGCGCCTGCGCACAGCTCGTTTTTGCACCTATTGATGAATCTTTTGCTGATGACGCACCTCTGCTACCCTCAGGCTTCCGCGTGATACCATTGGACACGAAGACG GACATGCCATCTGCCACACGCACACTTGATCTCGCCTCTTCCCTAGAGGTTGGGTCAGCTGGAGCTCTGCGTGGTTCAAGTGACGCCGCCAACACGAGATCGGTCCTGACCATTGCCTTCCAGTTCTCATTCGAGAACCACCTCCGTGAGAATGTGGCGGCGATGGCCAGGCAGTACGTGAGGGCCGTGATGGCATCGGTGCAGAGGGTGGCCATGGCGATAGCTCCATCTCGCCTCGGCACACAGATCCAAATGAAGCACCCTCCTGGCTCTCCTGAGGCGATTACACTTGCAAGCTGGATTGGCAGGAGCTACAG GGCTCACACTGGAGAAGAGATCCGCTGGTCGGACACTGAAGAAGCAGACTCTCCCCTGAAGCTGTTGTGGAACCACAGCGACGCCATACTCTGCTGTTCTCTGAAG CCTGCTCCCATGTTCACCTTTGGCAACAATGCGGCCCTGGACATGCTGGAAACGACGCTGGTGAACCTGCAAGACATCTCGCTGGAGGCGATCCTGGACGAGGAGGGGCGCAAAGCGCTGTGCTCGGAGTTTGCCAAGGTCATGCAGCAG GGTTTCGCGTACCTGCCGGGTGGCGTGTGCAAGTCCAGCATGGGGCGGCAGGCGTCCTATGATCAGGCTGTGGCGTGGAAGGTGCTGAGCGACGACGTCTCTGGCGCCCCGCACTGCCTCGCCTTCATGTTCGTCAACTGGACCTTCCTCTGA